Proteins encoded by one window of Lates calcarifer isolate ASB-BC8 linkage group LG5, TLL_Latcal_v3, whole genome shotgun sequence:
- the rps3a gene encoding 40S ribosomal protein S3a, translated as MAVGKNKRLTKGGKKGAKKKIVDPFSKKDWYDVKAPAMFNIRNLGKTLVTRTQGTRIASDGLKGRVFEVSLADLQNDEVAFRKFKLITEDVQGKNCLTNFHGMDLTRDKMCSMVKKWQTMIEAHVDVKTTDGYLLRLFCVGFTKKRTNQIRKTSYAQHQQVRQIRKKMMEIMTREVQTNDLKEVVNKLIPDSVGKDIEKACQSIYPLHDVYVRKVKMLKKPKFELGKLMELHGEGGAGSAAKASGDDTGAKVERADGYEPPIQETV; from the exons ATGGCAGTCGGCAAGAATAAGAGGCTGACCAAAGGCGGCAAAAAAGGTGCCAAAAAGAAGAT TGTTGACCCTTTCTCCAAGAAGGACTGGTATGATGTCAAGGCACCAGCCATGTTCAACATCCGCAATCTTGGCAAGACCTTGGTCACCAGGACCCAGGGAACCA GAATCGCCTCTGATGGTCTTAAGGGACGTGTGTTTGAGGTGAGCCTCGCTGACCTGCAGAACGACGAGGTTGCCTTCCGTAAGTTCAAGCTCATCACTGAAGACGTTCAGGGCAAGAACTGCCTCACCAACTTCCACGGCATGGACCTGACCCGTGACAAGATGTGCTCCATGGTCAAGAAGTGGCAG ACCATGATCGAAGCTCACGTGGATGTGAAGACCACCGACGGCTACCTTCTGCGTCTGTTCTGCGTGGGTTTCACAAAGAAGCGCACCAACCAGATCAGAAAGACCTCCTATGCCCAGCACCAGCAGGTCCGCCAGATCCGCAAGAAGATGATGGAGATCATGACCCGTGAGGTTCAGACCAACGACCTGAAGGAGGTTGTCAACAAGCT GATCCCTGACAGTGTTGGCAAGGACATTGAGAAGGCCTGCCAGTCCATCTACCCTCTACATGACGTTTATGTCCGCAAGGTCAAGATGCTTAAGAAGCCCAAGTTTGAGT TGGGCAAACTGATGGAGCTCCACGGAGAGGGCGGTGCCGGCAGTGCTGCAAAGGCATCCGGCGACGACACTGGAGCCAAGGTGGAGAGGGCTGACGGCTACGAGCCCCCCATCCAGGAGACAGTCTAA